In Miscanthus floridulus cultivar M001 unplaced genomic scaffold, ASM1932011v1 fs_736_2, whole genome shotgun sequence, the sequence ctatggtggacgctctgggatagccactggtggtggtggagtctctCCAGACCCACACCCCTACGGACCCTCATGCGGACGCCCTCGCATGTGCCCAGTAGCACggtgaggagctatgacaaaggcggcagaaccagccaccacctgtGCCGGCGCGCTCGGCACACCACGATGCGCCCCATGCGCGTAACCTAGTGAGCGGCGCCCGGGGTTGCCCCCGCTAGATTCAGCGCAACATCATCAacggggggaatgatcccccacagtttgctcggGCTGGTCAGAACATCGCCATGGCAGCAATGCTTCTACATGGCCTTCCTGACCCTGTCGACCCACAGGAGCAGGCGGTCCACTAGAACCTTCGggcgctggtggagaccaccgtcgttcaacaggcggagagcttcgTGTCATgacaccgactcgtggcctcactccatccgctcaccgctacagccattGGGCGTGGAACAGGAGGCCGCAGCCGTGCCATGACCTGACCCGACGCCTACTCCACACCGGTCGCCTATGCGTGAACGCCTCGGGCTGAACCAAGATGCTCGTAGCAGCATCAACAATCGGCGACAGGCTCGGTATGACAATGATGTCCATCGTGCGGCGGTGAGGGCAGGCAGCTCAGACTccagccgaaccatcgaggggaccgGTGAGATGCACCCTAGGCGTGGTCGCTGACccgacgaccggagtcctagcccagatggcttgggaccatgagcctttggccgacgcatccagagagcgccgttcccGCAGTGCTTCCAACtgcctaccaacatcaccaagtgtaccggggagacgaacctcggtatatggctcaaaTACTCCTGActcgcctaccgagccagaggagtggatgatgaccacttcattatttagtacctccccatctgtgtgggtgagcttgttcgagcatggctcaaattcctcccgcacaacagcatccacgactgggcagacctcaagtGGATATTCatcaggaatttccaggggacatatgtccaccctgggaactcctaggacctcaagagctaccagcaggagcccaatgagtccctgcgGGATTATATCCATAGGTTCTcgaagcggtgcaactcccttcctgatgtcgtcgacgcggacgtcatcagcgcgttcctcttcgggacaacctgtgagtctttgattcataagcttggctgcctaaagccccggaccacccacgacctgctcaacatcgccatgaaccacgcctccagcgaggaggtggttggagcaGTCTTCAACGGGggccaggacaagggcaaggccaagcatgaggatcaagatgagggcccctccacgtagaggggcaaaaGGAACAAGAAGGATTGGCGCCGACTGACCAACTCCACATTGGTTACTGTGGCCgatcgcatgggcaagcagccccaaccaGGCTAGCCtggccacttcaacaagctcttggatagtccatgcaccaaccacgcttaccccgtcaagcacctctacaaagaCTGTGatctcctcaagcgcttcctgcgATAGGCCGATGGGACGAAAGAAGGCAAGGGCAAGGATGcaacagccaagaaaggaggcatggcgggcaaggatggggacggcTTCCCTaaccccgaggaatgcatcatgatcttcaggggatccgatgccatctactccatgcgccagcacaaagtgcgctatagagaggcatgcgtcgtCGAGACGGCCGTCCCCACCTTCCTACGCTGGTCGGAATcttcgatcacctttgatcagagggaccacccTTCCCATGTCGCTAGACCGGGTcgctacccactcatcgtcgaccccatcatccgcaagaagcgcctcactaaggtgctgatggacggtggcagtggcctcaacatcttctacgtcgacaccctcgacgccatgcgcatcccccggtcagGCCTCCGCCCAgagagctctcccttccacggtgtgATCTCGGGGACGcaagcatacccgctcgggcagatcgacctgcctgtcatgtttggcgaccgagccaacttctgctcggaggtgctcaccttcgaggtggtggacttcctagggtcttaccacgccatcctaggatggccatgctatgccaaattcatggcggtccccaattacacctacctaaagttgaagatgctaggaccaaatggcgtcatcactgtaggtagcaccttttcacatgcctacacatgcgaccacgagcatttcaAGCTCGCCACTGCTATCATCAACGCATCCAAGCTCCCTCGGCTCGAGGAGTTGTCGACCCCAgtagtcccagactacaacaaaccaacctctcGATCCGGACAACTCTGACCAGGAGGGCGAGCCACTCGTCCCTCCGccaggcgaggcagggagccctgTCTCCCCCTCTCTTCAATTGCTGTCAGTGCAGGAGGGACCacgagggtcacctctgacctgGCCTCCGTCGTCGGCGCCAGGAttgccaccatcacctccactgCCGCTGTTGCCATACTTGCGACTGGATGGGAAGGCACCACCCCCGAAGGAGAAGGGTGCACCGCTGCCACCCTGCTCTCGCTACCGCTCGTCGCGAcgcgctgcaaggtgggcctccactcctcccgctTGGGAggcggggcgatgctcaaccctagCAGTATCTGGCCACTATCGAAAAAGTACAGGTCAATCGCACCCTAAAAACTCAACTATCAGAtcgaaaaaagaaacaaagaaggtcAGTCGCACCCCAAAAGCGGTAGGGCTCTAAAGCCCTGACCCCCTGGCAATGGGCCCACCAGATGAGGGCCACTCGTAGGTCGCGAGCCATGCCCTCTCACCTTGACTGGGGCTAGAGTCATCCCGGCTGACTCCTGATCGGCCCATGAGTCACCACGACCGTCGGCTCGAGGCGCACCGACCAGAGCAGCTAGCGGGGCGTCCCCCCGCTTCGGGTCACAAGCCGACGCCAGCCCCAAGGATGCTCGGGTGTGAGCCCGCTCCTCCGATAGCCTGGCCTGTCCCACCGTGCCCAGAGCAGGTGGGGACAAGACCACCGACGCCTCCAAAGGGCGCGGTGACTAGGTCCGCTTCGCCTCCCGCTCACCGACGACGTCCGAGCTCACGACGCGCTTCCTTGGCATGGGAACATCACCAAGCCTCTCTGCCTCACACCCACCGCTAGCAGACGTGGCCACAGGCTCATGACGCACCACAGAAGTTGCGACCTCTAAGCTTCTCTCCTCCTCAGAGGAGATCACGTCATCACCTATCTCCGtgggtcctccgactcgagctccacCTCGATGTCGCTCCAATTCTCCCCGGCCTGCACACGTGGGGTGATATCCTAATCCTTCTGGTGCCTCCTtcgagccttctcagctctcttcttcttctggcCATCCACCACCTCCTTCAGGGCCACCTACCGGGCCACGCCCTCTGGCACCTTCAGAACATGTGGCCAGGATTTATAGCTGGTGAGGCCCTGCGAAACGAACGACTTGAAGTCAAATTATAGGAAAGCAAGATCAATAGGGACACGAAATAAGGAAAAGAGAATGTACCAGATTAGGTAGCTTCCCGGTGTGGAGAGGTCCAGGCTTTCCTTCAAGGGTCTCCCGGGCCTTTAGTTGCGGCACCCGGTCAAGTCAGCTCCAGACTTCATCTTTCGCCAACTCCACCGACGACGCGCAGTCAGGGTCCGTCGGGTCGTAGTACAGCCACATCGGCCGCATCCTTTCCCCCAACGGGGCGTcccgatggtggaagaaggtgtggaacacccacaccccatcgaggccatgctgcaaCAACTTTTGGAGCTCTGCCCCGATGATCTCCAGCTTGTTCTACCAGCTGGAAGGGCCCCACGACCAGGTCTCCTGCCTCTCTGGCCGCCTACCGGTGAACGGCGGGAACGGTGCCTCCTCTAGGTTcgtgatgtagaaccatttcctatgccacccccgattggagtcatagggggtgtATGCGGGGGTGTGAGTCCAACgagctcggcttcttctacagggCAAAGCCACCAACCGACGCGGTCCTAGCcggcttcccctctgacaaagcTTGCCCGGTGAAGATTCATCGAGAGaagtccacatgcggctccatcccaaggaaggcctcacacaCGGTGATGAATCCAGCGacgtgcagcaccccagtcggattgaggtgatgtagctctaggccccactcgatgaggagcccgcgcaggaactagtgcgtggggtatcccagcccacactcatggaaggcaaggaaagAGACGACCTCGCCGACCCGAGGGTACAGAAAAGCCTCCCCTAccggagccctctagtgcgccaccttctTCAGCGGCTgtagccccttctcggcgaaggcggccagcaccatctcatccacATTGGATGGCCTCCAGCTAAACATCTCGCCTCAAACTCGCAAAATAGATCTATGAGTTTTCCTCTCTCTCGCTTTTCCCTCTCTCTCGCTTGGGAACCGTCACGGCTTGAACACACTTGGCAAGAAAGAAGGAAGTGAGGCGATGGAtgaagaataggcaaaggaatgggacaaaatccctctcccttcccctatttatggaggaggcacaacagttggggaaagacgaaggattggggcaaaaaccctctcccttcccccattcaatgtggatgggatgcGACGGGatgcgccctgaccgatgggatacGCCCTACCCAATGAGATGGCACCTGGTTAGATAGGACATGGCCtgagcatggcccaccactaccccACGCTGGGCacgggaaacaaggcgcaaccacgCGCAAGGGGCCCTCCTCCTTCccaggcaagacttggaagggcccaacaatgggatctccacCGAGGAAAGACCAACGGgtttcctgagtcgatcggacggctcaggcgAATGCCAagggataggtaaggagcagagggaagCCCCTTGTGGGCCATGACTGACTTCGTCATGAACGATGAGCGCGGATCCCATTCAGACATATCCGATAAAATCTCCTCAAACCTATCACTCgggtcatcaaggtaactctaccaatcTCTCTTACTCTATTTGTTTCTGATGCATGGTCATTCATTCATCCactctcatacacgcattcacgcATTCATTCACACAAtgattcattcatcccatacatccaaagcatcgcatatgcagctaaatgcatcacaacgctttgtgttgcgtcatgaaacggtagttgcctcattcaacatgagcaacgaccgatcggggttcgaaggccagcctatgaagggctcaaggtcgcctcgcatcaaacagagccatgagagaaaacgcagatgagccccagcggccctagcCCAGTCTGCTCCgaagcagacaaggtcatctcaaccttcttgttcgatcctagtCTCGAgacatgcccatagaatctccatcaaggggaggccagcgggccacctaggaTAGTCTCCTGAACGACCCGTGCATTTGTCGGGACGTGGgtcaaggagcagtggaatgccacatgaggcctatgtcgaccccgtcacgaacgacggatccagattccactcgaacttgcccgttagcgagctcaccgagtgtgtcgctcgagccatcgaggcaagcaacgttagctcagcccctctggttgtggaaaccatggatgggtaacgcatggaactagaccaacccctgccatgcccaacggggctcgggggctcaggtCGCCCGATACCAACTCAGAAAATCAACCGACCGCGCAGGTCGCGGGTGGGACAAACACGGGTGAACACCCCGAACAACAGTCTACGGCCCTAGGGAAGAGTACCAAGATGCttagcctccaaccgactcaccagtcagacgcaggctcaggggctacacccgcgggtgcgctcgcgtgcacccgctgtCAAAACAAAGAATTCCCCCACTATCAAAACGAAAACCCCCAAGACGATTCTAcgcgaatcgcccgggggctacacccgtaggtgcgctcgcgcgcacccgccgtcaagacgaaaatcccccagacgattctacccgaatcgcccaggggctcgggggctcctatcgggttcataaacccggggtccctcatggacctgcttcccgacgaaagctcggcccagcaaacGGCGCGCAACTCCTGAGCCGGCCCAAAAAtctaacgataggccagaaggacgatccagTCGCTGACCGAAAGGCCCGGCCAAGGAGGAACCGCGCTCGCGTCCCACttcggcctgcctctccgaccggaaggcctggcaaaggaGGAACCgcactcgcttccgactccagccacctctccgactggaaggcctggccagaaGTGGACCGACGCTCGCCTCcgacttcggcccgcctctccgactggaaggcctggccagctcGCCTCTGCCTCCGACGCTCGCTTTTGAgtccagcccgcctctccgactagaaggcctggccaagaagggacgacgctcgcctccgactctgactcgcttctccgaccgggagtacaccgaacctctgcttacaactcttctccgaccggaaggtcggagccgactggggaacgaccgaccggggacgcccgctcggtaaaagACCCAGGAAACGAATAGAGCAAGTAAAGCAGGGCGCtccagtcaaccgcaatatcagggaccgtaccctgcgcacctgcaggacagtactgtcaggccgTGTCAGAAGGATGCACCgtaaccttctagacatgtcagaacatcaacagtgttgtgagcgccgatatttatcctacagtatggtaggcgccgacattggcCATACCGGAAGATCACGATGGAGTCTACCATATGCATCcagacatcaacagtgttatggacgccgacaaaccgccttgtacccgacggcgtgggcaacaagactaggtagcacactctttctctcacacactctcttgtaaggccgtccccttcatctataaaagggaacgCGCTCTCTCCAAAGGATAGACAATTTCGACCACTCGGGGTCGATTCACGAACAATTCGAACAACCTACGATTCGAACGACTCCAACATAGCACactcaaatacttagcgcacgtggGAACTCCCGtctctcttggcccttcggtccagagtccgaccggacctcttacacccccacatcttactccctctcatttataaccccacagcaaacttcgagcacctggactcagaaataaagtcaccgaccgactcaaactggacatagagcACAttacctgaaccaatataaaccctgtgtcgttgagtgctatgccacatccgatcacaacgtacggtaaaactacaaatatttacgtgttgatcatTTTCTACACCAACACTCCCCTTGACACTTTAAGGTTCACCTTGAGCTCACAACATTTTACACAGTTAGTAAAGAGCAGGGTGAGTGAGGCCGTGTGGCAGCAGCTGCTGACAATGAATAAACCCCCTTCAATGGGGAAAAATCAGAACAAGTAATACACACATTTTTACAATGTTAACTATGGCAGCTCTTCAACAAAAATCACGATTGTCCCCAATTGCAACCCCTACTAATAGCCCATCGCATCAAGCTTGATCATTGTTTTCTTACATAGGTGATTGCAGGAACCTTGGCTGGGTAGCTAGACAAATCCACATCAAGCAATTCTGTGAGATCGTAAAGCCCTCCAGGAGGATCGACTTTGTCCTTGATTGGGGTTGTCATTGTCTCTTCCTGCTCTGCCTGGTTGGATGATACACTTGATGTCACTGGATTGTTTGAAGCCGCCACAGTGATGCCAGCCAACTCTACACCCTGCCCACTTGGGGCGGTGCTCCCTGAGGGATACTTTGTTTGTGCATTGTCTCCCTCGTTGTGATTGTAGAGCACATATTCATTGTATGTAGGAGCAAACTGCATGAGAATGAGGTTTGATCAGACAAAATAGATGCTACAATGTATCGGGGTAGTAAAGTGTGACAGATCCTGGTTACCTGGTGAACGGTGTCATGGTAGAAATCATTGAATTTCAAAGCATGAAGAAGGCTTTCTCTGAAACCACCTGAAGGGCGGGCATTGGGACCTGCATATTCCTTGTAGGGGAAAGCAAATAAGTGCCCAATGGCTGCTATTAGCATCTCAACACACAATACAAAGTTCTGGAGATCAGCAGCCTTATCAGCATTCTTGATAAATCGAGATTTTGCAGCAAGGAAAACCAGGACACCCTGCAATAAAAAGGTTCAATTTATGGCTTGGATATCACATAAAAATTTATTGCAAACAGAAATACGTTTCTAGATTTAGCTTAGTAAATAGGTGGGTCAATGTTACATACTGGGAAGTGTGAAGAGGGAAAATACTTGATAAGTATTTACCTGCCAATATGTGAGAAACACCACCGATTTGATCATGATGAATTTTGGGACAGGATTATATGGCCGAAGTAGATCTCTGCACGCCGCGTAGAACAATGCAAGGGCATATAAAGCCATTGAGTATGAGATTGTATATATGATAGTTATGTAGAGATAGGATTGGTTGACACTGAAGTTTCCATCTTTGTATTTTCCTTTCGCGTAAAGTATGAAGGTGATAACAACCAAAATAGGCTTGAGAATCACAAACTGCAAGCAACCTTGCTTACATCTTCGTATAAAACGCCTGTCCAAggccaaagtttttttttgtcagACAGCACTTTCGTAATAATCACAAAATATATTTGACAAAAACTAATCACTTACTATTGGGCAATGGCACAGAAAATTTTAAAAAGCTGTAGTAGTTACTTAGTAATGCACCAAGGACACTTACGCACCCATCTAGAGGAATAGCTTGATAACAGCAAGTCATCAGAATCCATGATGGTTTAAGGCTTCGGCCACTCAAACTTACCACCACAGCACCAGGACCTCCCACCCATGCCAAGCAGAGTGAGAGAAAATTGTAGATGACCCAAGCATCATAGCTGAAATAACATGGATGTGTTTTTTCAGAAAATGGTGATTTTAATTGTAGTGCTTCTGTAACTGCACCGAGAAAACTAACAGCACACAGGCAAACTCACACAAATATAAAGATAAATAACGCCTAAGAACTGCACTATACTATTTAGGTAGACATGTTTAAGAGCTTAAATAGCACAAaaaagagagagtgagagagaaagaaaagagAAATAAGACTCTAGTCCACGTTATGACATGTGAAGACAGACTTGCATCATATATTAGATTAGAAAAATTGTTGAAATTACTACCAAATTATGACCTGTGAAGATCATTTTTGCAATTTTACACAAAGGAGGTCATCTGTTAAATTTTCTCCACCTTGTTTCCATTTTTTATCATAGGAAGGCTCTCAAGAGTAGAAAGAACCATGAGCACTTGTTTATGAATTGATGATGCGCCCATGGGATCAGACCAATGTTCATAAAATTGGACACATGTGCACTAGTTCACAAAGGATACTAGATACTCCATTCAAAGATTATCAGCACAGTTGCTGACATATTTATAGTATATAAACCCATGAGCAGTTCACACATACTGATATGTTGAAAGCGCATATGAATTGGATTGCAGAAAGTTTCTACCAGTTCTTATTTTTACTGTTGACTACAAGTAGATGGAATCATGTCATTGAGCATTACATTACATGTCACAATAGTGAGCAAAAGTAGAAGCCATAATGCCACATTGAATAAAAACTTCATATGAAGTGAACATAGAGGTTCGGCTTACAAGTAGAACTTACATCTCTCGAATAGAATTAAAATATATCGCGTTGTCAGGGAGGATAAGGGAAAGGAATGACATCACAGCATATACCTGCAAAATAGCAGACGCCTTTGGGGTTAATATAATGAAATATGCAATACACATAGAGTGCTTGTAGACAAAAGCGAAGGGACACAAGGGTGACAAATGTGAATGAATAATGGACCAAGTGTTTGCATTTTCCAAACTAGAAGTGTTGGCATTAGGGTTGCAGACGTTCTACAGAACAAATTCACTTGTGGACCAAATCACTAGAGTGAATGTGAACACATCAATACATATActatgatccaaagataatggtCAAATCCAGAAATAATTTGCCATGGGAACTCATGCATTCCTACCAGAACTAAACGTATATACTTAATGAACCCACATGCTCAGGACGAAACCACAAGTTCCAGAAATCTACACTGATCAGATGCACCCTACTCAGAACCTCAATGAATTCAATTGCACGCATCAAAGTAAGCCACAGTTATATTGCATAAAGCTCCACGCATGTCAAGCATTCGCATTCTGATCAGAATCACATGCTCCAGCAAATTTACCAGCGAGTACTTCAATTCCATCACAACATAACTTTCACGGGAAAGTCTCCAGAAAAAAAAACACCTTACATAGCGACCGACACCTAAGAGCGTCGACAGCAGCAATCACGCGGGCAGGCAAGCAACAAGCTCTCGCAAACTCACCCAATCCGGGCCCTATTCCAGCTAAAAACCGCGAGGCGTACACGAGTTCTCCGAGAACGGATAATCTCCCGCGAAGGCGGCGCCAGATCTGCCGCCGCGAGGGTTAGGTATGAGCGACGAGCGGAGAGGATTACCGGGACCATGAATATCATGCGGACGATGAACCGCTGGTAGATTGGCTCGGCGTAGTGGAGGAGGTGGCGGTAGATGTGCGCGAGCGCGACCACGCACGCCGCCGTAGCGCACATCAGCGCCGCGGCCGTGTACGCCGCCGACGCCCACTCCATCGGGCCCGCCCACCACCAGCCCTCCCCTCCCGGGTCCCaccgcggcggcgcgcgcgcagcagcagcagctaggcgAGGCCGATCGGAGGAGGAGGGAAGCGAAGGGGAGGAGGGGAGCCCAGGCAGGCAGGCGCTCGGCGTGGCCGCGCCGCGTGCTCTGTCCCTGGTTTGGCTTGGTGCGGGTGGTTGGGTTGGGGAAGAGGAAAGGCAGCGGGCGGAGAGGGGTTAACAGTAGTCAGCGTTAATAGCATCGGTTTTCGCGTCCGGTTTTTGgcttaattttttttcatttcgGTAAATTATCAAAGGGTTTGATTTGATTTGACTTGTCTGGAGATTGAAAAGTGGACCGGTGTTCGAGAAGCGTAGGGGTGGGAGCTAACGAAGCTTCAGAATTGTTTCTGTTCTCTCCTCTTGAAGCGTGGAATCGAATCAAACCGTGCGCGGCAGTGGACTTGGACGCGAGAATTTCGCGGGGATTTCGTGCCAGACGAAGCAATCTAGCTGTAATTCCTGTGAATTTCTGCAGAATTTGCTGTCTCTGTCCTATGTAGGGCAGGTGGGGAATGCCCGGATGGTATGGCAACTCGAAATCTCGAATTCACGTTATCGGATGTGCACCTGTCACCCGCTGCAGGATGATGGATGCTTCAGCCGACAGGCGGGTCATGTCAACATCTTATCATTGTTCCTTTACGCCGTTACAGGTTTTGCGGTGTAGTACAGgtacttcaaataaatttattaaaaactagatttaaaGTCTTTTTAATGATAcaattatatatcataaatattaatattttttaatatatatttagtcaaagctaTTTCTCACCCAGCGAAAATAACaaacagcatgttcgtttggtcgtaaacaatcgtaaatttttagctaaaatagtatttttttttcacatcaaatcaatcaataataataatccaCAATCGTATGTGATCGTTTCAGCCCAGCCAAACAGGCTGAAATATATAGGGATAGTACGTTTACGTCAACACACAGGCTTTGTTCGTGTCTAGTTATCTGATTTTATTAATATAGACGACATGCTAACTGTGAGATGCATGTGACATCTATATCAATATCAAAATCTATCGAGTTAATCTCCGAAATTTGGCCTGATTTGATGTACGCGAGTGTTCCACCTCACAGGGCTCTTGCcaacatttaaaaaaaatgaacgTCACAACGGGCGCCACGACGTCAACCGAACAACCTACCCTCTTTCATTTCTTAAAAAAATTGTCTATCCACTTATTTCTATCCACTCGTCCCTCTTTCTATTGCTCTTACTCGCTCACCTGTCGCCTCCGAGTGCACGATCGCTGACCCTCTGAGGCGTATCGCTCGGGCGTTGGCCTTGCTAGGCACGGCGCA encodes:
- the LOC136532887 gene encoding uncharacterized protein isoform X1, translating into MEWASAAYTAAALMCATAACVVALAHIYRHLLHYAEPIYQRFIVRMIFMVPVYAVMSFLSLILPDNAIYFNSIREIYDAWVIYNFLSLCLAWVGGPGAVVVSLSGRSLKPSWILMTCCYQAIPLDGRFIRRCKQGCLQFVILKPILVVITFILYAKGKYKDGNFSVNQSYLYITIIYTISYSMALYALALFYAACRDLLRPYNPVPKFIMIKSVVFLTYWQGVLVFLAAKSRFIKNADKAADLQNFVLCVEMLIAAIGHLFAFPYKEYAGPNARPSGGFRESLLHALKFNDFYHDTVHQFAPTYNEYVLYNHNEGDNAQTKYPSGSTAPSGQGVELAGITVAASNNPVTSSVSSNQAEQEETMTTPIKDKVDPPGGLYDLTELLDVDLSSYPAKVPAITYVRKQ
- the LOC136532887 gene encoding uncharacterized protein isoform X2 produces the protein MSFLSLILPDNAIYFNSIREIYDAWVIYNFLSLCLAWVGGPGAVVVSLSGRSLKPSWILMTCCYQAIPLDGRFIRRCKQGCLQFVILKPILVVITFILYAKGKYKDGNFSVNQSYLYITIIYTISYSMALYALALFYAACRDLLRPYNPVPKFIMIKSVVFLTYWQGVLVFLAAKSRFIKNADKAADLQNFVLCVEMLIAAIGHLFAFPYKEYAGPNARPSGGFRESLLHALKFNDFYHDTVHQFAPTYNEYVLYNHNEGDNAQTKYPSGSTAPSGQGVELAGITVAASNNPVTSSVSSNQAEQEETMTTPIKDKVDPPGGLYDLTELLDVDLSSYPAKVPAITYVRKQ